Proteins from a genomic interval of Zonotrichia albicollis isolate bZonAlb1 chromosome 18, bZonAlb1.hap1, whole genome shotgun sequence:
- the CCDC92 gene encoding coiled-coil domain-containing protein 92 isoform X2 — translation MFEGWNVLHNPHKASVTEGWTFGVQGQSRCQRGEVSPSPSPLDTAVSLHVLPSFPNAVHLPRGLGQALHCTLLSGVKMATSTLENQLQSAQKNLLFLQREHTNTLKGLHAELRRLQQRCTDLTYELTVKSSDSSESGGSRSDELKSKCKDLEAQLKIKEAENTELLKELEQKNAMIMVLENTIKEREKKYLEELKMKSHKLNMLSSELEQRASTIAYLTSQLHAAKKKLMSTSGTSEGTPSGSPVLSSYKPSPPKDKLPETPRRRMKKSLSTPLNPEFEEAYRIGAESRKLVLREPVDAMPDPTPFLLARETAEVHLIKERPLVIPPIPSDRAPGESHSPAREKPHKAHVGVAHRIHHAAPAQPPQEVETLAVDQVHGSKVVRKHSGTDRTV, via the exons ATGTTTGAAGGGTGGAATGTATTGCACAATCCACACAAAGCCTCTGTCACTGAAGGTTGGACATTTGGTGTTCAGGGCCAGTCCCGCTGCCAAAGAGGAGAGGTGTCACCCTCACCATCGCCCCTGGACACTGCAGTGTCCCTTCATGTTCTGCCATCCTTCCCAAATGCTGTGCACCTTCCCAGGGGACTTGGCCAAGCTCTGCATTGCACACTTCTGTCTGG ggtgaaGATGGCCACCTCCACCCTGGAGaaccagctgcagagtgcccagaagaacctgctgttcctgcagcgGGAGCACACCAACACGCTGAAGGGGCTGCACGCGGAGCTGCGCCGCCTGCAGCAGCGCTGCACAG atttaACCTATGAGCTGACTGTAAAGAGTTCAGATTCATCAG AAAGTGGTGGTTCAAGAAGTGATGAACTCAAAAGTAAGTGCAAAGATCTTGAAGCTCAACTGAAAATCAAAGAAGCTGAAAACACTGAATTGTTGAAAGAACTTGAACAAAAGAACGCGATGATAATGGTGCTGGAAAACACGattaaagagagagaaaagaagtaTTTGGAGgagttaaaaatgaaaagccATAAGCTCAATATGTTGTCCAGCGAACTGGAGCAGAGAGCGAGCACCATTGCCTACCTGACCTCTCAGCTGCACGCGGCCAAGAAGAAGCTGATGAGCACCAGCGGGACTTCGGAGGGGACCCCCTCTGGCAGCCCCGTGCTGTCCAGCTACAAACCGTCCCCTCCCAAGGACAAACTGCCCGAGACGCCGCGGCGCAGGATGAAGAAGAGCCTGTCCACGCCGCTGAACCCCGAGTTCGAAGAGGCCTACAGAATAGGGGCAGAGAGCCGCAAGCTGGTGCTGCGAGAGCCCGTGGATGCCATGCCCGATCCCACGCCCTTCCTGCTGGCCAGGGAAACAGCAGAGGTGCATCTGATCaaggagaggcccttggtgatCCCACCGATCCCCTCGGATCGCGCGCCCGGCGAGTCGCACAGCCCCGCCCGCGAGAAGCCGCACAAGGCGCACGTGGGGGTCGCCCATCGCATCCACCACGCCGCGCCCGCGCAGCCCCCGCAGGAGGTGGAGACCCTGGCGGTGGATCAGGTCCATGGAAGCAAAGTGGTCAGAAAGCACTCGGGGACAGACAGAACTGTCTGA
- the CCDC92 gene encoding coiled-coil domain-containing protein 92 isoform X1, whose translation MATSTLENQLQSAQKNLLFLQREHTNTLKGLHAELRRLQQRCTDLTYELTVKSSDSSESGGSRSDELKSKCKDLEAQLKIKEAENTELLKELEQKNAMIMVLENTIKEREKKYLEELKMKSHKLNMLSSELEQRASTIAYLTSQLHAAKKKLMSTSGTSEGTPSGSPVLSSYKPSPPKDKLPETPRRRMKKSLSTPLNPEFEEAYRIGAESRKLVLREPVDAMPDPTPFLLARETAEVHLIKERPLVIPPIPSDRAPGESHSPAREKPHKAHVGVAHRIHHAAPAQPPQEVETLAVDQVHGSKVVRKHSGTDRTV comes from the exons ATGGCCACCTCCACCCTGGAGaaccagctgcagagtgcccagaagaacctgctgttcctgcagcgGGAGCACACCAACACGCTGAAGGGGCTGCACGCGGAGCTGCGCCGCCTGCAGCAGCGCTGCACAG atttaACCTATGAGCTGACTGTAAAGAGTTCAGATTCATCAG AAAGTGGTGGTTCAAGAAGTGATGAACTCAAAAGTAAGTGCAAAGATCTTGAAGCTCAACTGAAAATCAAAGAAGCTGAAAACACTGAATTGTTGAAAGAACTTGAACAAAAGAACGCGATGATAATGGTGCTGGAAAACACGattaaagagagagaaaagaagtaTTTGGAGgagttaaaaatgaaaagccATAAGCTCAATATGTTGTCCAGCGAACTGGAGCAGAGAGCGAGCACCATTGCCTACCTGACCTCTCAGCTGCACGCGGCCAAGAAGAAGCTGATGAGCACCAGCGGGACTTCGGAGGGGACCCCCTCTGGCAGCCCCGTGCTGTCCAGCTACAAACCGTCCCCTCCCAAGGACAAACTGCCCGAGACGCCGCGGCGCAGGATGAAGAAGAGCCTGTCCACGCCGCTGAACCCCGAGTTCGAAGAGGCCTACAGAATAGGGGCAGAGAGCCGCAAGCTGGTGCTGCGAGAGCCCGTGGATGCCATGCCCGATCCCACGCCCTTCCTGCTGGCCAGGGAAACAGCAGAGGTGCATCTGATCaaggagaggcccttggtgatCCCACCGATCCCCTCGGATCGCGCGCCCGGCGAGTCGCACAGCCCCGCCCGCGAGAAGCCGCACAAGGCGCACGTGGGGGTCGCCCATCGCATCCACCACGCCGCGCCCGCGCAGCCCCCGCAGGAGGTGGAGACCCTGGCGGTGGATCAGGTCCATGGAAGCAAAGTGGTCAGAAAGCACTCGGGGACAGACAGAACTGTCTGA